One segment of Fibrobacter sp. UWB10 DNA contains the following:
- the ispH gene encoding 4-hydroxy-3-methylbut-2-enyl diphosphate reductase, with translation MKKVILATPRGFCAGVDRAIHVVEKAIGKFGTPIYVRHEIVHNKFVVDTLRSKGVVFVDELDEVPSGSVVIFSAHGVAEEIYADAEKRGLQVLDASCPLVLKVHFSAKRHYAAGRHIILIGHAGHAEVEGTLGQLPPGAITLIRNEADAQTVEVPADKELAYITQTTLSVAETRKIIEALKQRFPNIIGPDAGDLCYATGNRQAAVLDLCSKVDMLLVVGAKNSSNSSRLMELGLEQGIPSHLIASVEDLEPEWFENIESVGISSGASAPEVLVQGVVDWIKEKFAPVEIENFVKLVESTKFNLPKALQD, from the coding sequence ATGAAAAAAGTGATTCTTGCGACTCCCCGTGGTTTCTGTGCTGGTGTTGATCGCGCCATTCATGTGGTGGAAAAGGCAATTGGAAAATTCGGGACCCCTATTTATGTGCGTCACGAAATTGTGCACAACAAGTTCGTAGTCGATACGCTTAGGTCCAAGGGCGTGGTTTTTGTTGATGAACTGGACGAGGTGCCGTCGGGCTCTGTGGTGATTTTCTCTGCCCATGGGGTTGCCGAAGAAATTTACGCCGATGCAGAAAAACGTGGACTGCAGGTGCTGGACGCCAGTTGCCCGCTGGTGCTCAAGGTTCATTTTAGCGCCAAGCGTCATTATGCCGCTGGCCGCCACATCATTTTGATTGGTCATGCAGGCCATGCCGAAGTGGAAGGCACTTTGGGACAGCTCCCGCCGGGGGCAATCACGCTTATCAGGAACGAAGCCGATGCGCAAACGGTAGAAGTCCCTGCCGACAAGGAACTCGCCTATATTACGCAGACCACTCTTTCGGTGGCGGAAACCCGCAAGATTATCGAAGCGCTCAAGCAGCGTTTCCCGAATATTATCGGGCCCGATGCGGGCGACCTTTGCTATGCAACGGGCAATCGTCAGGCGGCAGTCCTCGATCTCTGCTCCAAGGTGGATATGCTCCTGGTCGTGGGAGCCAAGAATTCTTCTAATTCTAGTCGACTTATGGAACTCGGGCTTGAACAGGGCATTCCGAGCCATTTGATTGCCTCGGTCGAAGATTTGGAACCGGAATGGTTCGAAAATATCGAATCGGTGGGTATTTCGAGTGGTGCAAGTGCTCCCGAAGTGCTCGTTCAGGGGGTCGTAGACTGGATTAAAGAAAAATTTGCCCCCGTAGAAATCGAAAATTTCGTAAAATTGGTCGAATCTACCAAATTTAACCTGCCAAAGGCATTGCAAGATTGA
- a CDS encoding glycosyltransferase N-terminal domain-containing protein, with product MGLNIKNLGRLAVGTAVRTVAKTASKWPHLEREYHIEERLLGPWPSDGPYLWLHGASLGECRMLQGLAVALKEDLPDCPKILITSQKVEVVSFLKDSCAGVAEVSIAPADILSALHSFVSSVQPIGLILAENELWPGYLSTVAKLSTRRNIALVSGRYRKSFPFVDFSGMGYACMQTAADLGRFTYASKGFVPCTMGGDWKLLNWARDGGLVCVPEKTTIDVVFLSFHQEEADAFISMAKDSVDKGESVVLMPRRLSELVYFRRRLYEAGLPVVDYPSVQSGMVSLVTRFGLSREILLKSKSAVVGGSFNRRLGIHDFWEPLQMGVATCVGPYAKGHDDVVTKLVAAHVVGQIHSPSDYLRRRHPSPDVVRTYLMCERMKVLNSYKLLLNFIKGIL from the coding sequence ATGGGCTTAAACATAAAGAACTTAGGACGCCTTGCTGTAGGGACTGCCGTTAGGACGGTGGCGAAGACTGCTAGCAAATGGCCGCATCTTGAACGAGAATATCACATTGAAGAACGTCTGTTAGGGCCGTGGCCCAGCGATGGCCCCTATCTTTGGCTTCACGGAGCAAGCCTTGGCGAATGCCGCATGCTGCAAGGACTTGCTGTTGCCCTCAAAGAAGATTTGCCTGATTGCCCGAAGATTTTGATTACTTCGCAAAAGGTTGAGGTAGTCTCGTTTCTGAAGGATTCCTGTGCGGGGGTTGCGGAGGTGTCCATTGCGCCGGCCGATATTTTGTCGGCGTTGCATTCGTTTGTGAGCTCGGTGCAGCCGATTGGTTTGATTCTAGCCGAAAACGAACTTTGGCCTGGTTACCTTTCGACGGTGGCAAAACTTTCGACCCGCAGAAACATTGCACTTGTGTCTGGGCGTTACCGCAAGTCGTTCCCGTTCGTTGATTTTTCAGGCATGGGTTATGCCTGCATGCAGACGGCTGCAGACCTCGGTCGCTTTACTTACGCAAGCAAGGGCTTTGTGCCATGCACCATGGGTGGAGACTGGAAACTTCTGAACTGGGCTCGCGATGGTGGCCTTGTCTGTGTCCCCGAAAAAACTACGATCGACGTGGTGTTTCTGTCGTTCCATCAGGAAGAAGCCGATGCGTTTATTTCTATGGCGAAAGATTCTGTGGACAAAGGTGAATCGGTTGTGCTCATGCCGCGCAGGCTTTCTGAACTGGTTTACTTCCGCAGGCGATTGTACGAGGCAGGACTGCCTGTGGTAGATTATCCTTCTGTTCAAAGTGGAATGGTTTCTTTGGTGACGCGCTTTGGACTATCGCGTGAAATCCTTTTGAAAAGCAAAAGTGCGGTAGTGGGCGGTTCGTTCAATCGCCGGCTCGGAATCCATGATTTCTGGGAACCGCTTCAAATGGGCGTTGCTACCTGTGTCGGACCTTATGCCAAAGGGCATGACGATGTCGTGACCAAACTGGTTGCGGCGCATGTGGTGGGACAAATCCATTCTCCTTCGGACTATTTACGCCGTCGGCATCCGTCGCCAGATGTGGTGCGGACTTATTTGATGTGCGAAAGAATGAAGGTCTTGAATTCTTATAAGCTGTTGTTGAATTTTATAAAGGGAATCTTATGA
- a CDS encoding isoprenylcysteine carboxylmethyltransferase family protein, whose protein sequence is MEDQVKQQENATVSAENQGQTAKPEVQVKLPAEDLRPSRPFVYRYRGIILGIVALVALAFPPADLTIVPFLIFINILLISVYLRVKARRAIGDHTRGSAQDAPVLVTWGAYGRLRHPLYVSNIAIAIAIVVLHLGINWITIPFIVFALAFGIYLAKLDDRYLEKRFGDEWKLWAMHTPAFIPREIHVPGPLRSGKEAIIADKYTWIWLALVIGIMLFRKIDFILWA, encoded by the coding sequence ATGGAAGATCAGGTTAAACAGCAAGAAAATGCAACGGTAAGTGCTGAAAATCAAGGGCAGACAGCAAAACCCGAAGTTCAAGTGAAATTGCCGGCTGAAGATCTGCGCCCGTCGCGTCCATTTGTGTACCGTTATCGAGGGATAATTCTTGGTATTGTGGCGCTTGTTGCCTTGGCTTTTCCGCCGGCAGACCTTACCATTGTGCCGTTTCTGATTTTTATCAATATTTTGCTTATTTCCGTGTACCTACGCGTTAAGGCTCGCCGAGCCATTGGCGACCACACTCGCGGTAGTGCACAAGACGCTCCGGTTCTTGTGACCTGGGGTGCATACGGACGTCTGCGCCATCCGCTTTACGTGTCCAACATTGCCATCGCTATTGCGATTGTCGTTTTGCACTTGGGAATCAACTGGATAACTATACCATTTATTGTATTCGCACTGGCTTTTGGTATATACCTTGCCAAGCTGGATGATCGTTATCTAGAAAAACGTTTTGGTGACGAATGGAAGTTGTGGGCCATGCATACGCCCGCGTTCATTCCTCGCGAAATTCACGTGCCGGGTCCGCTTCGTAGCGGTAAAGAGGCTATTATAGCCGACAAGTATACGTGGATTTGGCTTGCGCTGGTGATTGGGATTATGCTGTTTAGAAAGATTGACTTTATCCTATGGGCTTAA